GGAATGCCGCATTTCTCGATTAGATGCTCAATGGTTCACCCTTACCATATCGGATGACGGACGGGGTCTCGATTTAAACAAAATAAAAGAAAAAGCATTGCAAAACGGCCTATATACCAGTGAAGCGTTGGAAAAGATGTCCAAAAACGAAATTTGCAATCTGATTTTTGCCGACCATTTTTCCACAAAGGCCTGTACAGATTCCCTTTCCGGCAGGGGGTTGGGAATGGCGGCAATCCAAAAAGCATGCATAAGCCTTGGAGGTACACTGGAAGTTTTAACGGAAGAAAACAAGGGTACGTCTTTCCTGTTCAGACTGCCTTATATCGCTTAAGAAGGAGACACTAAAATGGAAAACAAATACGCTGATATTTTTATCAATGCCTGGCATACGGTATTGGAATCTTTTTCTACAAAACAAATTACACTTGCGGAGATTCATTCTTCTAAAAACCCTGTTGATAATCGTGATATTTTGGTATTTATGGGAATTATCGGCGCTGTAAGCGGACAAGTGGCCATATCGATGGACGTCAATACAGGCAAAATACTTGCATCGGAAATGCTCGGCGGCATGGAGGTTACGGATGCGGATGAACTGGTTACAAGTGCCGTCGGCGAAATATGCAATATGATTATGGGTAACGCCTGCTTGCACATCAGCTCAGCAGAAACCGGTGTGGATATTACACCGCCTACCGTAATTTGCAATGAAACAGCTCCCCAGATACTCATTAGTCCCTCTTATAAAATTTCTTTACACCTTGAGGATTTGGACGAGATCGATTTTAATGTTGAAATTGCGACGGCTTGATTCAAAGCCATCGCCTTTTTTAGGCAATCTTTTGCCAGACGATGGCTTTTGCTGTATTATATAGTAAATTTACTTTTCTTCCGCAGTAAGTAACGGGCTGAAAGAAGGCATAAAATCAAGGAAAAGTAAATTTACAACACTGCTGTTTTACATTTATTTGAGTATCTGCCGAAAAAGATAAAGGACTACTTATTTCCTCCTTTTTCTATAAATAGGCGGTCTGCAAAACAGTTAAGGGCAATTTCTAAGACAGGTAAAATTATTGTTTATTTGCGTCATTTGGAGGCAATCAATATGTACAGCCAGTTAAAGATTTTTGTATGAACTGATAAATCTCTATATAAAAGTATAGGTTGGCACTTGAGAAAAATAGCCCTTGTTTTACTTACGCTATAATACAATTCAGGTCTTTTGTTTTAACAGGAGGCCTTTTATAATTGATTTTTATGCTTGAGTCCTTAAAATAGGATTTATTTTTAAATTTTGATTCAAATAATTTAGTTGTATTCTTTTTAAAAAATAAGAGTTATAGGTATTCGGCAGATAATCTGTTTTTGGTGTAAAATTCTTCTGTAAAATAATGATATAAGCTTCTCTAATAATAAAAGCCCTTTAATTAAAGGGCTTTTATTATTAATATAATATTATTTGAAAATATTGCTGTAATCCGTATTTATTTTTATTATTTTTTCTGTTAAAAGCCTAATATCCGCTTCTTCTTTACTATAGCTTTCCATTAAATAGCCTTTTTGGTTTTCTAAAGCTTTCTTCATTGCAGTAATTTCTGCTGAAAAATCAGTGTCGCCTTTTGCTGTTTTTTCATTTAAGCTTTTAATAACATCATATAAATCCTCATTTGGTTTTTCCACAAGACCTTCTCCAAAAGTGCCTTTTGCATTTTGCCTATATTGGTTGGTAAAGTAGTCGTAGGCTTCTTTTGACCAATCGTAAGCATACCAATTATAATCTATATTGTAGAAATGTTCGTCTAAAGCCGTTTGAGCATCTCCTGATTTTAATAAATCTATGATTTGCTCAATTTCAGTAATATTGTCTTGGGCATTTACATGGGGGGCAATTTTATTTTCTGCCCAGCCCAGCTTCACGAAGCTTTGCTGCATAAATTTAAAAATTTTATATAAATCTTTGTTTAAAGATACGATTTCTAACTTTAATTGTGCGGCTTCTTCGTTTTTAGCATTTGCTGTAAGTGAAACATATTCTTCATTTAAGCGATTGATATTTTTTGTTAAAGAAGAAATTGCTTCTTCTGCCTTTGCAAATTCAGCATAGAGAGATTCGGGCGTATAGCTTTCATCAAATGTAGATTTAATATATTCCATATGACTATTGAAATTAAGCGGTTTTAAAGGCAATTGATCAAATGACATTGCCATATTCAGGAAGAATGCGGAGGAATACTTTGAATATTCTTCATTAAAGCCTAATTTTTTATTATCGGCAGAGCTGTGGTATGCGCCGTCTCTGTAAACAGAATTGCTTTTGTCATGGAAGGAAACAGCCGCTATTACTGGTACACCGTTTTGTGAATATATAAAATCCTCTGTGCCGGTTGTAGGCGGGGTAGAGTTATATATTTCTATTTTGCCGTTTGTAGCAGGTACGGTTGTGATGTATTTATCGGCAAAGTCCTTTAATTCATAATTTGATCTTATGGCTAAAACATTTTCATCTATCAATGGGTAGCAGCCGTCTATGTTAATCATAGCAAAGGCATTTTCGGCCCATTCAGGATGGATATTCATAATTTGGTTATATGCGCCGATGCTCCAGTCATAAGCTGAATCGGTTTTGCCCCATTCTTCAGCACCGTGGGTTACGAAACGTATGGTCTTTTCAGGCATATAGCCGCTTTCATTAATGGCTTTTGCAATAGTAAGTATAGATGCTACACCGGAAGCGTCATCAAAAGCAGAGTGGTAGTAACCGTCATAATGAGCGATAAAATAAATGACTTCATCGGTTTTGCCGGGAATTTCACCCCATACATTTTGTGAAATGGCTGAGCCCTTTGTAATGGTGCTTTTTGCGTTGAAAGTTACTTCTATTTCCTTATTTTCGGATTTTTCTATTAAGTCTTTTAATTTATTGGCATTGTTTTTGCTGATTGCCATAGCTTTTGCATATTCCGGCCCGCAGATATCCTGTGACCCTATAGTATCGTCATCATATTGGGCATAGCTTGCAATATTTACAGCAATTACACCGTAGGCGCCCTTTAAATAAGCTTCATAGGCAGGCCAGTTGATCCACCATTCATTATGTTGGTCGATATCAACTAGAACTAATTTGCCTTTAACATCTAATTTAGCTAAATCGGCTTGGGTGCCTTTATTTGCATATACGAGCTTAAGCTTTTCATCATTGGCATTAATTTCTGTAGCGTATCCGCCTAAGTGAATTATTTCTTCGCCGTTTTCACCGGCGATTTTTATATTTGCGCCGTTAAAAGTCCAGCCGTCAGCTTTAAATTCATCTATAGTAATGTTTTTAAGTCCGACTTCTTCCATTTTTGAATATATGTAATTTGCCGTTTCTTTTTCGGCCTTTGAACCGGAGCTTCTGTTGCCTGTTGCAGGGTCGTCGCCGAAATCACTTATGGTAAACATAACATCTTTCGTAAATGCAGTATCAATTAAATCACCTGTTTTGATTTTACCGGTTTCTATGTTCTTAACTGTATCCTTAATCTCCTCGGTATTCTCGGTTTTTTCGATTTCAGCGGCGATAGAGGTTTCGGTAATCTCTTTATCTGGAAGAATTAAGGTTTGTCCTGTATAGATTAAACGAGGGTTTTTGATATTATTTGTTTTAACAACCTCATCAATATTAAAATTATATTGTTTGGAAAGTCTCCACAAATTATCTCCCTTCTTTACAGTATACTCCATACCTTGAACAGGTACGCTTATTGCAAAGGACAATATTAAAGCTAAAAACATTTTTCTTTTCATTGTTCCACTCCCGATTTAATATTTTATTATTCTGTAATCCAAATACAATAACGACTACATTATAAAAATTATATTATTGAAAGCAAAAAAACACAATAAAAATATTTACAGTAAATTTAATTGGCAATCTTTGTTTGACGATGGTTTTCCTATGGCTTAAAAGTAAAATTGCAATAGTTCAAATCTTCATGAATGATTTGCTTTATTTTTTCGTGAAGCTCCGGAAGGGAGTGGATTCTCCTTCCGCTGCAATATTTGGCGTAATTATTGCATATAAGGCATTTTCTTTCTGCTGCATTTACATCTTTTCTGCTTACGGCAGTAATATTTTCTTTATCTAATGTATAAACATCGGCGTCATATAAAGGGCCTAAGGGATTATTTTCAAGCTGAATAAAAGCTTTTTTTACCGCGAAGGAATCATTTTTATAGATAATATAAATTTCCGGCCCTGTTTTTAAATTTTCTTCTTCTGAGAAAATTCGATTTAAATGGTATGCCTTTTCTGTTTCTTCAATTTGATTTAACCCATATTTAAATAAATGATATATCCTATCATTATTTTTTACGGCACCGGGGATATTCAACTTAAATGCAACCACAGTATTTTGATATTGATTGAGTAGCGAATTTATTTTAAAAACCCTTTCTTCACGGTGATTTAAAACTTCCTCTAAAGTAGGAATATCACCGTAATGAAACATATTATTGATATTCATCTAATGACCTCCCAAGAGCTTCCCCGCTTCGGAAATAATAAATTCAAAGGTTGGGGGAGGGACAAGCTTTTTGATTGCTTCATAATCATTTTCTATCATTAAAGCCCTTACCCTTGAAGCGGAAATAATTTCTTTATCCGCTTCCAATCGAGAAATAATTTTCAAATCTATTTCAGGACAGAATACCTCCGCCATGGTTTTATTATAAATATCTGTTGCTACGGAAAGGGGCTCTTCTCCAACGAATCGGGTTTTAATGTTTAATGCTTCTGCAATATAATTTTTAAAAATAACAGCGTCCAGCTTAGCATGAATTTTAGTTATATCTGCATCATTTTTAAGAAAATAGGAAGGAAAGGTTTTTGAAGATACCATATAATCTCCGGTTTCATGTATTTTTATGTTTTTAAACTTGGCTGTACCTTTTTTTACAAGGTCAAGCCTTATATCCTTTGGAAAGAGAGACAAATCTTCCGAAAGCACAAATAAATGGAGAAAATCACATTCCCTTAAGGCCTGTTGGATTAAATACTGATGCCCTAAAGTAAAAGGGTTGGCATTCATCACAATAGCGGCTGTATTTTTATTTTTTACAGAATTATTTCTTAAAGAATCAATAAAGCTTTTAAAGCCATCGGCGTTTCTTTCTAAAAAGATTAAATCGGAATCCACTCTTGCGATTTCAGTAAAGCCTAAATTGATAAAGGAACCCAGGCTTTCAAGCTTCGTATAAACAAATGAATTGCCGTAGCCTAAAGCGTAGATTTCATTTAATAAATGGGTTAAAATTTTGTTTATAATATCGCCGCCTTTATATTCCTCTTTTACGGCAACGCATTTAATAATATTATTAAATAAAGAGCCCGTACCGACTAATTTATCTGAATCATAAATGCCTATGGTATAATTGACGGCATTATCTTTTTTTATGCCTTGGGATATTAAAAATTCTTCCCACAGTTGTTTTTGATTAATGCTTTTCTCTATCCAAAGTCTTTTAATGGTGTAATACATGTTTTTCCCCTTTGAAATTTCTGCTTACCTGTTATAATTATAATGAGTATTGAATAAAAATATTTTTCAGTATTTACTTTATTATAGTATGGGTTGGTTTCTGATGCAATTCAATAAAGAACCTCAGGAGAACAGATGGAAAATTTAATTCATTATTATGCAAGTTCAAGTGTAAGCGCCATTATAGAAGAAGCAGAATTATCCCCGAAACCGGGGCTTGTAGATCGATACGATCAAGGTGCCCATAAGGATATGGATATAAACCTAATGATAAAATCAGCCAATGCTTTATTAAGCGGCTTTTATTCTTATTTAGAAACGGGGCTTAATCATATAGGAACATTAGCGGATTTATTTTCAGCCGTTAGAAAAATAGGGCTCGAAGCCGAAAAGGATATGTTTAAGGCAACCAATGGAATCAATACCCATAAGGGTGCGAATTTTTCCTTTGGGCTTATCCTTAGCGCGCTGGGCTATTATCTGCAGAATACAGGTTTAAAAAGCAATTTAACCACTAACGATATAAATAATATTTTTAAAATCGTAAAGCAAATGGCTGAAAACCTTGTAGAAATCGATTTTAAAAATATTAGGAATAAAACAAATTTAACAAACGGTGAAAAATTATATCTTCAATATAACCACGGCGGAATCAGGAAAGAAGCAGAAGAAGGCTATAAAATAATAACAGAAACTGCGCTGCCGGAGCTTATGAGGCTGAATCATAAAAATATTGATAACAGCCGAAAATATTTGCATATATTATTCTTGATCATATCTGTCTGCGATGATACAAATATTTTAACAAGAGGCGGCCTTAATGCTCTTCGATATGTGAAAGAAACCGGAAAATACCTTTTTGAAAACAATATTGTTTTTAAAGATAATTATATCAATATCATTGAAGAAACAAATAAAGATTTTATAAAAAGAAATCTAAGCTCCGGAGGGAGCGCAGATTTACTCAGCATCGTAATTTTCTTGGATAAAGTAATGCACATATGACAATTAAAATCTCTATAAATGTATATAGGGTGTGTTCCCACGAATCTAAGCAAGCATCTAAAAAGGCGCTATTACGCCATACTATGTCAGCGTTTCCTAGGGATTGTTTATAAAATCAAAACTCTAGTCTATTTTGCCTAAAAATACGACTTCTTCGTCAAAAATCCTCAAGATAGCGCTGCTATCTCTGCGGTTTTTTCCTCGAATTCGCTTTTTTAGGCAAAACATTCGTCGGTTTTTCTATTTATAAACAAGGCCTAGCAGGCTCCTTCCAATATGCGTCGTCAACAGGATACAAACGCATGAAGCGTTTGTATTTGTTTGGCTAAATACCGCCCATTTTATCTGC
This is a stretch of genomic DNA from Anaeropeptidivorans aminofermentans. It encodes these proteins:
- the citX gene encoding citrate lyase holo-[acyl-carrier protein] synthase, with product MNINNMFHYGDIPTLEEVLNHREERVFKINSLLNQYQNTVVAFKLNIPGAVKNNDRIYHLFKYGLNQIEETEKAYHLNRIFSEEENLKTGPEIYIIYKNDSFAVKKAFIQLENNPLGPLYDADVYTLDKENITAVSRKDVNAAERKCLICNNYAKYCSGRRIHSLPELHEKIKQIIHEDLNYCNFTFKP
- a CDS encoding chemotaxis protein CheX; its protein translation is MENKYADIFINAWHTVLESFSTKQITLAEIHSSKNPVDNRDILVFMGIIGAVSGQVAISMDVNTGKILASEMLGGMEVTDADELVTSAVGEICNMIMGNACLHISSAETGVDITPPTVICNETAPQILISPSYKISLHLEDLDEIDFNVEIATA
- the citC gene encoding [citrate (pro-3S)-lyase] ligase, whose product is MYYTIKRLWIEKSINQKQLWEEFLISQGIKKDNAVNYTIGIYDSDKLVGTGSLFNNIIKCVAVKEEYKGGDIINKILTHLLNEIYALGYGNSFVYTKLESLGSFINLGFTEIARVDSDLIFLERNADGFKSFIDSLRNNSVKNKNTAAIVMNANPFTLGHQYLIQQALRECDFLHLFVLSEDLSLFPKDIRLDLVKKGTAKFKNIKIHETGDYMVSSKTFPSYFLKNDADITKIHAKLDAVIFKNYIAEALNIKTRFVGEEPLSVATDIYNKTMAEVFCPEIDLKIISRLEADKEIISASRVRALMIENDYEAIKKLVPPPTFEFIISEAGKLLGGH
- the citG gene encoding triphosphoribosyl-dephospho-CoA synthase CitG, with the translated sequence MENLIHYYASSSVSAIIEEAELSPKPGLVDRYDQGAHKDMDINLMIKSANALLSGFYSYLETGLNHIGTLADLFSAVRKIGLEAEKDMFKATNGINTHKGANFSFGLILSALGYYLQNTGLKSNLTTNDINNIFKIVKQMAENLVEIDFKNIRNKTNLTNGEKLYLQYNHGGIRKEAEEGYKIITETALPELMRLNHKNIDNSRKYLHILFLIISVCDDTNILTRGGLNALRYVKETGKYLFENNIVFKDNYINIIEETNKDFIKRNLSSGGSADLLSIVIFLDKVMHI
- a CDS encoding M28 family peptidase; amino-acid sequence: MKRKMFLALILSFAISVPVQGMEYTVKKGDNLWRLSKQYNFNIDEVVKTNNIKNPRLIYTGQTLILPDKEITETSIAAEIEKTENTEEIKDTVKNIETGKIKTGDLIDTAFTKDVMFTISDFGDDPATGNRSSGSKAEKETANYIYSKMEEVGLKNITIDEFKADGWTFNGANIKIAGENGEEIIHLGGYATEINANDEKLKLVYANKGTQADLAKLDVKGKLVLVDIDQHNEWWINWPAYEAYLKGAYGVIAVNIASYAQYDDDTIGSQDICGPEYAKAMAISKNNANKLKDLIEKSENKEIEVTFNAKSTITKGSAISQNVWGEIPGKTDEVIYFIAHYDGYYHSAFDDASGVASILTIAKAINESGYMPEKTIRFVTHGAEEWGKTDSAYDWSIGAYNQIMNIHPEWAENAFAMINIDGCYPLIDENVLAIRSNYELKDFADKYITTVPATNGKIEIYNSTPPTTGTEDFIYSQNGVPVIAAVSFHDKSNSVYRDGAYHSSADNKKLGFNEEYSKYSSAFFLNMAMSFDQLPLKPLNFNSHMEYIKSTFDESYTPESLYAEFAKAEEAISSLTKNINRLNEEYVSLTANAKNEEAAQLKLEIVSLNKDLYKIFKFMQQSFVKLGWAENKIAPHVNAQDNITEIEQIIDLLKSGDAQTALDEHFYNIDYNWYAYDWSKEAYDYFTNQYRQNAKGTFGEGLVEKPNEDLYDVIKSLNEKTAKGDTDFSAEITAMKKALENQKGYLMESYSKEEADIRLLTEKIIKINTDYSNIFK